One window of Nostoc sp. C052 genomic DNA carries:
- a CDS encoding type II toxin-antitoxin system VapC family toxin, with amino-acid sequence MAVYFLDSSALVKRYISETGSVWVLGLFDPALNNEAFIAAITGVEIIAAITRRSRSGSISITDATITRNQFKKDLQKDYQIVEITENIINSGIILNI; translated from the coding sequence ATGGCAGTTTATTTTCTAGACAGTAGCGCATTAGTTAAGCGTTATATTAGCGAAACTGGATCAGTTTGGGTTTTGGGGTTATTTGATCCGGCTCTCAACAATGAGGCATTTATTGCTGCAATAACTGGTGTAGAAATTATAGCGGCAATTACCAGGCGATCGCGCAGTGGAAGTATTAGCATTACAGATGCGACAATAACACGCAATCAGTTCAAAAAAGATTTACAGAAAGACTATCAAATTGTTGAAATCACAGAAAATATCATTAATTCTGGAATAATCCTAAATATTTAG
- a CDS encoding DUF4011 domain-containing protein → MRQSASDSQQNLAQKIEKWKAGLADLGRRNPLIKFRQDSPRILEILTEEPDGIFKNLTKDKKSLYFQILDSEHQDIIQSRNTKALSAQRNPLELITRQRGSEQLKRLNKLRLESRRSFEERGVNSLFIALGTLTWYDKDKDKPEDVLVSPLILVPVELIKEPRRDVYKISLLDEDVVLNPTLTQKLKQTFGIELPEGEAIQTLTYDEIIAEIEELLAEQKTWQIKENVFLSLFSYAKAAMVRDIIENEALIFDHPILQAISGDLTTYQFNYREPLPASALDSQVKPERIFQILDADSSQQVVIEAAKSGSSFVVQGPPGTGKSQTIVNIIAELVGNGKSVLLVAEKETALSVVYKRMVECGLDHICLNLHHSGTTDKRELVNNLSRTIEDVKQIYGVENYHGLFEQLVSTRQSLKLYLTSLHAKEQPLNKSPFEIFGELLKKEREAVPNINVIFYNFSQWNARRLQEAEDLLNQLAKFLPFFKGEKTTIWAKSSLNSYSYEMELQIIQKIEEFQEAIFSVKNINQELQEALQVQPLLNLESLDKCYPAIDYIRKAPPNLPDNWTGVDISVAQYAFSILKTDVQEIEKNKLSQETQNLLARLSSFLPFLRGEKTTIWAQSTLNSYSDTLELEINNKINKFQQAISGIQTASQQLKTTLNIQPFLNLGDIEICIPALKHILQSPSNLPNNWTESDISMAQSAFNKMKADIKILGENEPLLKQKYHSELFSSELPALANRYQKYSRFWLIRIFNSRYRRDVKLLKKLSTRKGQVSHNELKRDLAQAVQIQAARNELYQSNYPARQVFGSLFNPEVSSEAELKEIEQALSWLTGLQKYSLPADSVQQLLNSPSGRRELAELVKKLEPLAEDISQGMDFLFSYFNENDIVGQYQPHNQILFTELATFLNLAQSDLSNFRQWLTYKEIYGQLESLEVQRFLNALRDNKLNPIELVRNKLRHIDYQPRQVFGSLFKPEVSSEAELKEIEQALNWLIGLQKYSLSADSVQRVINSPSKRRELAELVKKYESVHYSIRQGLDFLLSHFDESDITDSYLPDNQITFVEIERFLNLAQSELPYFQEWLTYKETYQKLENLCNNKFLDALRDNKIKPEQWLPVLEKRIYQICLDAILAKKPELKNFNPEVHERQIKEFSKLDFNQLNNARERLKQLHVQRWQNWEKTSLALAELPNLKKEANKRSRHLPIRKLLNDTQKGIPNIAKNLKPCWMMSPLSVSQYINPDVVHFDVLIFDEASQLRTEDVVPSIIRSNQVIVIGDNKQLPPTSFFATRDSQEDIDDEDDASYESVLDECSRFMFGRTLKWHYRSQDERLIAFSNHHFYDDNLVTFPNPVQNSDLGVSFRHVPDGVYDRSGRTDNRREAQVVAQLALEHFQRFPEQSLGIIAFSEAQADAIREQIEILGKDQPNLETFFSDNSPQFFLKALENVQGDERDAIILSVGYARDDQGKLSLNFGPLNRQGGERRLNVAVTRAKSKITLVSSIVAGDIDTTRTSSKGMKALHDYLEYAASGGVILQGNSYTDKLHFDSPFEEDVYHTLVQQGYTIRTQVGCSGYRIDLGVVNSDRPGEFLLGIECDGASYHSSPTARDRDRLRQQVLERLGWKIHRIWSTDWFRNKPVQVRLLIEKIKQLQEIR, encoded by the coding sequence CTTGAATTAATTACTCGTCAAAGAGGCAGTGAACAACTAAAACGACTGAATAAATTGCGTCTTGAATCACGACGCTCATTTGAAGAACGAGGGGTAAACAGCCTATTTATAGCTCTTGGAACGTTGACTTGGTATGACAAGGACAAGGATAAGCCAGAGGATGTTTTGGTATCACCACTAATTTTAGTTCCTGTAGAGTTAATTAAAGAACCTAGACGAGATGTTTATAAAATATCTCTATTAGATGAAGATGTTGTATTAAATCCAACGCTGACACAAAAGTTAAAGCAAACTTTTGGGATTGAGCTTCCAGAAGGAGAAGCTATACAAACACTAACTTATGACGAAATTATTGCTGAAATTGAGGAGCTATTAGCAGAACAAAAGACATGGCAAATTAAAGAGAACGTGTTTCTCTCACTATTCTCTTATGCCAAAGCTGCAATGGTTCGAGATATTATCGAAAATGAAGCTCTAATTTTTGACCACCCAATTTTACAAGCAATTAGTGGCGATTTAACTACTTATCAGTTTAATTATAGAGAACCTCTACCTGCATCTGCCCTAGATTCACAAGTTAAACCTGAACGAATATTTCAAATTCTTGATGCTGACTCTAGCCAGCAAGTCGTGATTGAAGCAGCAAAATCTGGTTCTAGCTTTGTTGTCCAAGGGCCACCAGGAACGGGCAAAAGTCAAACTATTGTAAATATAATTGCTGAACTGGTTGGCAATGGCAAATCAGTTTTATTAGTTGCAGAAAAAGAAACAGCGCTAAGTGTGGTTTATAAGCGCATGGTTGAATGTGGTTTAGACCATATATGTCTTAATCTCCACCATAGTGGAACAACAGATAAGCGGGAGCTTGTAAATAATTTATCAAGAACTATTGAAGATGTTAAACAAATTTACGGTGTAGAAAATTATCACGGTTTGTTTGAACAGCTTGTTTCGACTCGTCAATCGCTAAAATTATATCTGACAAGTTTACACGCTAAAGAACAACCTCTAAATAAATCACCTTTTGAGATATTTGGTGAGCTTTTGAAAAAAGAGCGTGAAGCAGTTCCCAATATTAATGTCATATTTTACAACTTTAGCCAATGGAATGCTAGGAGATTACAAGAAGCAGAAGATTTATTAAATCAATTAGCAAAATTTCTGCCTTTCTTTAAAGGAGAAAAAACAACTATCTGGGCAAAAAGTTCTCTAAATTCTTATTCTTATGAAATGGAGTTGCAAATTATACAAAAAATAGAGGAATTTCAGGAAGCAATTTTTTCAGTCAAAAACATTAATCAAGAATTACAAGAGGCTCTCCAAGTTCAACCTTTATTGAATTTAGAGTCTTTAGATAAGTGCTATCCAGCCATAGACTACATACGAAAAGCTCCACCTAATTTACCTGATAACTGGACTGGAGTAGATATATCAGTTGCTCAGTATGCTTTCAGTATTCTAAAAACAGACGTTCAAGAGATTGAAAAAAATAAGCTTTCCCAAGAAACGCAAAATTTGCTGGCTCGGCTTTCTTCATTTCTGCCATTTTTAAGAGGAGAAAAAACAACTATTTGGGCACAAAGTACTTTAAATTCCTACTCTGATACACTGGAATTAGAAATAAATAATAAAATTAATAAATTTCAACAAGCAATTTCTGGGATTCAGACAGCTAGCCAACAGCTTAAAACAACTCTTAATATTCAGCCTTTCTTGAATTTGGGAGATATAGAAATTTGCATTCCTGCTCTAAAACATATATTGCAATCTCCATCTAATTTACCCAATAATTGGACTGAATCAGATATTTCAATGGCTCAGAGTGCCTTCAATAAAATGAAAGCAGATATTAAAATTCTGGGAGAAAATGAACCGCTTTTAAAACAAAAATATCATTCTGAATTATTCTCTTCAGAATTACCTGCTTTAGCTAATAGATATCAGAAATATAGTCGCTTTTGGCTGATTAGAATTTTTAACTCCAGATACAGGCGTGATGTCAAGCTTTTGAAGAAACTAAGTACTAGAAAGGGACAAGTTTCTCACAACGAATTAAAACGCGATTTGGCGCAAGCCGTTCAAATACAAGCTGCACGAAACGAACTATATCAAAGCAATTACCCAGCACGTCAAGTTTTTGGCTCTTTATTTAACCCGGAAGTTTCTAGTGAAGCAGAGTTAAAAGAAATCGAACAAGCTTTAAGTTGGTTGACTGGCTTACAGAAGTATTCGCTTCCTGCTGATTCAGTCCAGCAGCTTCTAAATTCTCCCTCTGGACGACGCGAATTGGCTGAATTAGTTAAGAAGCTTGAACCCCTTGCTGAAGATATTAGCCAGGGTATGGATTTCTTATTTTCATACTTTAATGAGAATGATATTGTTGGGCAATATCAGCCTCATAATCAAATTTTATTTACAGAACTAGCAACTTTTCTAAACCTAGCTCAATCCGATTTATCCAATTTCCGCCAATGGCTGACATATAAAGAAATATATGGACAGCTAGAGAGTTTAGAAGTTCAAAGATTCTTAAATGCATTGCGCGACAACAAACTTAATCCTATTGAGTTGGTAAGAAATAAGTTACGTCATATTGACTACCAGCCTCGTCAGGTTTTTGGATCTTTATTTAAGCCGGAAGTTTCTAGTGAAGCAGAGTTAAAAGAAATTGAACAAGCTTTGAATTGGTTGATTGGCTTACAAAAGTATTCGCTTTCTGCTGATTCCGTCCAGCGCGTGATAAATTCTCCTTCTAAACGGCGCGAACTGGCTGAATTAGTTAAGAAATATGAGTCAGTCCACTACAGTATTAGGCAAGGATTAGATTTCCTGCTATCACACTTTGATGAAAGTGACATCACAGATTCTTACTTACCTGACAATCAAATTACTTTTGTCGAGATAGAAAGATTCTTAAACTTGGCTCAATCAGAACTGCCTTATTTTCAAGAATGGCTGACTTATAAAGAAACTTATCAGAAACTCGAAAATCTCTGTAATAATAAGTTTTTAGATGCTTTACGTGACAATAAAATCAAACCAGAGCAATGGTTACCAGTTTTAGAAAAGCGAATTTATCAAATATGTCTTGATGCTATTCTTGCTAAAAAACCTGAATTAAAGAATTTTAACCCAGAAGTACATGAACGACAAATAAAGGAGTTTTCTAAACTAGATTTTAATCAACTAAATAATGCTAGAGAACGTCTAAAACAACTTCATGTGCAACGCTGGCAAAACTGGGAAAAGACTTCACTCGCTCTAGCTGAATTGCCAAACTTGAAAAAAGAAGCGAATAAGAGAAGCCGACATTTACCCATTCGTAAACTCCTCAATGATACACAAAAGGGAATACCAAATATTGCTAAAAACTTAAAGCCTTGCTGGATGATGAGTCCACTTTCTGTTAGTCAATATATCAATCCAGATGTAGTTCATTTTGATGTTCTCATCTTTGATGAAGCATCTCAACTTCGGACTGAGGATGTTGTTCCTTCAATTATCCGTTCTAATCAAGTGATTGTAATTGGGGACAATAAACAGCTTCCTCCCACATCATTTTTTGCAACCAGAGATAGCCAAGAAGATATCGATGATGAAGATGATGCAAGCTATGAAAGCGTTTTAGATGAATGTTCCAGGTTTATGTTTGGACGCACACTAAAATGGCACTACCGCAGTCAAGATGAGCGTTTGATTGCTTTCTCCAACCATCATTTTTATGACGACAATTTAGTTACATTTCCAAATCCAGTTCAAAATTCAGATTTGGGGGTATCGTTCCGACACGTTCCTGATGGCGTTTACGATCGCAGTGGACGCACAGATAATCGACGCGAGGCTCAAGTCGTTGCTCAATTAGCATTGGAACATTTTCAACGATTTCCCGAACAATCCCTTGGTATTATTGCCTTCAGCGAAGCTCAAGCCGATGCGATTCGGGAGCAAATTGAAATTTTGGGGAAAGATCAGCCGAATCTGGAAACATTTTTCAGTGATAACTCACCTCAGTTTTTTCTCAAAGCACTAGAAAACGTTCAAGGTGATGAGCGAGATGCAATCATACTCAGCGTTGGGTATGCTCGTGACGATCAAGGTAAGCTTTCTCTCAACTTTGGCCCCTTGAATCGGCAAGGTGGAGAACGACGGCTCAACGTCGCTGTCACGCGGGCAAAAAGTAAAATTACGCTTGTTTCTTCCATTGTGGCTGGTGACATCGACACAACACGCACGTCAAGCAAAGGCATGAAAGCACTGCATGATTACTTAGAATATGCAGCCAGTGGTGGAGTAATACTACAAGGTAACTCTTACACAGATAAGCTTCACTTTGACTCGCCATTTGAAGAAGATGTTTACCATACCTTAGTCCAGCAGGGATACACTATCCGCACCCAAGTTGGATGTTCAGGATACCGCATTGACCTTGGTGTAGTTAATAGCGATCGCCCTGGTGAGTTTTTACTAGGGATTGAGTGTGATGGTGCATCTTACCATAGTTCACCTACTGCCAGAGATCGCGATCGCCTCAGACAACAGGTGCTTGAAAGGCTAGGTTGGAAAATCCACCGCATTTGGTCAACAGACTGGTTTCGTAACAAACCTGTTCAAGTTCGTCTGTTGATAGAAAAAATCAAACAACTACAAGAAATCAGATAG